The following coding sequences are from one Triticum dicoccoides isolate Atlit2015 ecotype Zavitan chromosome 4A, WEW_v2.0, whole genome shotgun sequence window:
- the LOC119287252 gene encoding ABC transporter G family member 3-like — protein sequence MEAPSSDQYRSSSSSAGSPSAPAGGAGRRYYFPRPGRPVSFEDSPDWGDDITVDAAAHAADSSSSIHLASASASAASSAYPSPSTSLPGPSASASGSGFRERKVAGAALVWKELSVSVRDGRRPGRVVRGSSGYALPGTLTVVMGPARSGKSTLLRAIAGRLRGAERMYGDVFVNGVKSPLPYGSYGYVDRDDVLIESLTVREMLYYSALLQLPSVFSSNKSFVEDAIAAMSLGDHADKLIGGHCFTKRLPTGERRRVSIARELVMRPHVLFIDEPLYHLDSVSALLLMVTLKKLASTGCTVIFTMYQSSTEVFGLFDRICLLSNGNTLFFGETLACLQHFSNAGFPCPIMQSPSDHFLRAINTDFDRIIAMCKNLQDDQGDFSSVSMDTAVAIRTLEATYKSSAEAAAVELMIAKLIEKEGPYLKSKGRASDAARIGILTWRSLLIMSRDWKYFWSRLVLYMLLALSIGTIFIDIGHSLSSVVVRISAIFVFVSFLVLLSVCGVPAHIDEIKIYSHEDSNRHSGTLVFLLGHFLSSIPFLFLVSISSSLVFYFLIGLRNEFSFLMYFIITIFTCLLANEALMMIVAYIWLETYKCTLTLICLYVVMMLVAGYFRIRDAIPVAVWNYPLSYISFHTYAVQGLVENEYVDTSFAVGATRTIPGVQAVRGSYGISSSAGAKWMNLLVLLLMAIGYRVVLYVLLRLDVRRHVRLGRRSCWPSIHTSAAPK from the exons ATGGAGGCGCCGTCGTCGGACCAGTACCGCTCCAGCTCCTCCTCGGCGGGGAGCCCCTCCGCCCCGGCCGGCGGCGCGGGCCGGCGCTACTACTTCCCGAGGCCGGGCCGGCCCGTCTCCTTCGAGGACTCGCCCGACTGGGGGGACGACATCACCGTCGACGCCGCCGCCCACGCAGcggactcctcctcctccatccacctcgcctccgcctccgcctccgccgccagcAGCGCCTACCCGTCCCCGTCCACCTCCCTCCCGGGGCCctccgcgtccgcgtccggctccgGATTCCGGGAGCGCAAGGTGGCCGGCGCCGCGCTCGTCTGGAAGGAGCTCAGCGTCTCCGTCCGGGAcggccgccgccccggccgcgTCGTCAGGGGCTCCAGCGGCTACGCGCTGCCCGGCACGCTCACCGTCGTCATGGGCCCCGCCCGCTCCGGCAAATCCACCCTCCTCCGGGCCATAGCAG GGAGGCTGCGCGGCGCCGAGCGGATGTACGGCGACGTCTTCGTCAATGGCGTCAAGTCACCCTTGCCATATGGATCATAT GGGTATGTTGACCGGGACGATGTGCTAATCGAATCTCTCACAGTACGGGAGATGCTGTACTACTCAGCGCTCTTGCAGCTCCCGAGCGTCTTCTCTTCCAATAAGTCATTTGTGGAAGATGCTATCGCGGCCATGTCGTTGGGTGACCATGCTGACAAACTCATTGGTGGACACTGCTTTACAAAGAGGCTTCCAACTGGCGAGAGGAGGCGGGTCAGCATTGCAAGGGAGCTTGTGATGAGGCCACATGTTTTGTTCATCGATGAGCCTCTGTACCACCTCGACAG TGTTTCTGCACTCCTCTTGATGGTAACACTGAAGAAACTTGCAAGCACAGGGTGCACAGTCATCTTCACAATGTATCAAAGCAGCACGGAGGTTTTTGGACTTTTCGATCGGATTTGCTTGCTTTCAAATGGGAATACCCTCTTCTTTGGGGAAACATTGGCTTGCCTGCAG CACTTCTCAAATGCTGGGTTTCCATGTCCAATCATGCAAAGTCCATCTGACCACTTCTTGAGGGCAATCAATACCGACTTTGACAGAATCATAGCAATGTGCAAGAATCTGCAG GATGATCAAGGGGATTTCTCATCAGTGAGCATGGACACTGCTGTGGCAATCCGGACACTAGAAGCAACATACAAATCATCGGCTGAAGCTGCCGCTGTTGAATTGATGATTGCAAAATTGATTGAGAAG GAAGGTCCTTACTTGAAAAGTAAAGGCAGAGCCAGTGATGCAGCGAGAATTGGAATTCTCACTTGGAGATCATTGCTAATTATGTCAAGAGACTGGAAGTACTTCTGGAGCAGGCTTGTCTTGTATATGCTTCTTGCTCTCTCAATCGGCACCATATTTATCGACATTGGTCATTCATTATCATCTGTAGTG GTTAGGATTTCTGCGATATTTGTGTTTGTTTCATTTCTCGTCCTTTTAAGTGTTTGTGGTGTACCTGCGCATATTGATGAGATCAAG ATATATTCCCATGAGGATTCAAATCGGCATTCTGGGACATTGGTTTTCCTACTAGGCCACTTCCTATCCAGCATCCCCTTCCTATTTCTGGTGTCTATTTCGTCGTCGTTGGTTTTCTACTTCCTGATAGGCCTCAGGAATGAGTTCAGCTTCCTTATGTACTTTATAATCACCATCTTTACGTGCCTGTTGGCTAACGAGGCACTTATGATGATTGTTGCCTACATCTGGCTTGAAACTTACAAGTGCACCTTAACCCTGATTTGCTTATAT GTTGTCATGATGCTGGTGGCTGGGTATTTTCGGATCCGAGACGCAATACCAGTGGCCGTGTGGAACTATCCGCTGTCCTACATTTCGTTCCATACATACGCCGTCCAG GGCTTGGTCGAGAACGAGTATGTCGATACATCATTTGCAGTCGGGGCCACAAGGACAATACCCGGCGTGCAGGCTGTCCGAGGCTCGTATGGCATTTCATCATCGGCAGGCGCCAAGTGGATGAACCTCCTTGTTTTGCTCCTGATGGCGATCGGCTACCGGGTCGTCTTGTATGTTTTGCTTCGTCTAGATGTGAGGAGACATGTGAGGCTTGGCAGGCGCTCTTGCTGGCCCAGCATCCACACTAGTGCAGCTCCAAAGTGA